One stretch of Corynebacterium auriscanis DNA includes these proteins:
- a CDS encoding YtxH domain-containing protein, producing the protein MNPTTLRLALRGAKQVRQALKKRQDEARNQHFDSLEALRKSLQDDPERELVLAKSPAHVHAVAEQMRKENGAAEALNKARAAAAARAVAEGADTSELNANDVAQLASVRKPLTKKQQKELAAARKKEDKLRKKNAKAQARVEQLQGRAQALKDDATARLADASTVAQNQLADLQSQAKDRSEDLSNRLNERTNELQKRSKKLKKQANKDAQKRQKAAQKQAKKLRKQANKKYNKQVAPRIEDAKKNLSGVLAAGAATAAKLRDNAADLRDTAADRLEETQKNVADSAAHARQVTEAKQKELAKKSRKTQKQAAKDAKAAKKDALRRGKKLDRKVNRKTNRAAVKAQKKAAKLQKKNDKKGKNWGLIVLLLGALAAAGAAIAKGRGQQAPKNSPKVQDVAGQKPTGAADKAKSAANTAAAKVSEAADVAKEKAAETRDKASDVAADAKDKVQDKAAEAKDKADNVAADAKNKVSEKKSEAGDDNKSSAPAAPSAPGAPGAPNATKPAAPGAGTPKPVNPGSFAAPAAPGGADTPKADAPKAAAPKQNAPKTGGPTPADMPHDAGFDAPVQGAEDPAEEFPLEDGPGKGPEEGGRHSL; encoded by the coding sequence ATGAACCCCACCACGCTTCGGCTCGCGCTGAGAGGCGCCAAGCAGGTACGTCAAGCGTTGAAGAAGCGCCAAGATGAGGCTCGTAATCAACACTTCGACTCCCTAGAGGCCCTGCGTAAGAGCTTGCAGGATGATCCGGAGCGAGAGCTGGTACTCGCCAAGTCCCCAGCTCACGTTCACGCTGTTGCTGAGCAGATGCGTAAGGAAAATGGCGCTGCTGAGGCCCTCAATAAGGCTCGCGCAGCAGCTGCGGCCCGCGCGGTAGCCGAGGGCGCGGATACTTCCGAGTTGAACGCAAACGATGTAGCGCAGTTGGCGTCGGTACGAAAGCCCTTAACGAAGAAGCAACAAAAAGAACTCGCTGCGGCGAGGAAGAAGGAGGACAAGTTGCGTAAAAAGAATGCCAAGGCTCAAGCGCGCGTAGAACAGCTGCAGGGTCGTGCACAAGCGCTGAAGGATGACGCGACGGCACGCCTGGCCGATGCCTCAACCGTTGCCCAGAACCAGCTTGCTGACCTGCAATCCCAGGCGAAGGACCGTAGCGAGGACCTCAGCAATCGCCTGAACGAGCGCACTAACGAACTGCAGAAGCGCTCCAAGAAGTTGAAGAAGCAGGCCAATAAGGACGCCCAAAAGCGCCAGAAGGCGGCGCAGAAGCAGGCGAAGAAGCTCCGCAAGCAAGCTAACAAGAAATACAACAAGCAGGTTGCACCTCGGATTGAGGATGCGAAAAAGAATCTGTCCGGTGTACTCGCCGCTGGTGCTGCAACCGCTGCCAAGCTACGCGACAATGCCGCTGACCTGCGCGACACCGCCGCGGATCGTTTGGAGGAAACCCAGAAGAACGTAGCAGATTCCGCTGCACACGCTCGCCAGGTCACCGAGGCAAAGCAAAAGGAGCTGGCAAAGAAGTCCCGTAAGACTCAAAAACAGGCCGCCAAAGATGCCAAGGCTGCCAAGAAGGATGCTCTGCGCCGCGGAAAGAAACTTGATCGCAAGGTCAACAGGAAGACCAATCGCGCAGCGGTAAAGGCTCAGAAGAAGGCCGCCAAGCTGCAAAAGAAGAACGACAAGAAGGGCAAGAACTGGGGCCTGATCGTCCTACTGCTGGGAGCATTGGCAGCTGCTGGTGCAGCCATCGCCAAGGGCCGTGGCCAGCAGGCTCCAAAGAACTCGCCTAAGGTTCAGGATGTCGCAGGTCAGAAGCCCACCGGTGCTGCTGACAAGGCGAAGTCCGCTGCGAACACCGCTGCCGCCAAGGTTTCCGAAGCTGCGGACGTGGCCAAGGAGAAAGCTGCAGAGACCAGGGATAAGGCTTCGGATGTCGCTGCCGATGCTAAGGACAAGGTTCAGGACAAGGCCGCAGAAGCCAAGGACAAGGCCGACAATGTAGCGGCTGACGCGAAGAACAAGGTTTCTGAGAAGAAGTCTGAAGCTGGCGATGACAACAAGTCCTCCGCTCCCGCTGCACCATCTGCTCCAGGCGCCCCCGGCGCCCCTAATGCAACCAAGCCCGCTGCCCCCGGCGCGGGTACGCCCAAGCCAGTGAATCCCGGTTCCTTCGCTGCCCCTGCAGCACCTGGCGGTGCAGATACGCCCAAGGCTGATGCACCTAAGGCCGCAGCGCCCAAGCAAAACGCGCCCAAGACCGGAGGCCCCACCCCTGCGGACATGCCACACGATGCTGGATTCGACGCCCCAGTTCAAGGCGCGGAGGATCCCGCCGAAGAGTTCCCGCTTGAAGACGGCCCAGGCAAGGGTCCGGAAGAGGGTGGCCGCCACAGCCTGTAA